A genomic segment from Streptomyces sp. NBC_01233 encodes:
- a CDS encoding NADH-quinone oxidoreductase subunit A: protein MNAYAPILVLGALGAGFAIFSVVMATLIGPKRYNRAKLEAYECGIEPTPMPAGGGRFPIKYYLTAMLFIVFDIEVVFLYPWAVTFDSLGIFGLVEMLLFVLTVFVAYAYVWRRGGLEWD, encoded by the coding sequence GTGAATGCGTACGCACCCATCCTCGTGCTCGGCGCCCTCGGCGCAGGGTTTGCGATCTTCTCCGTGGTCATGGCCACGCTGATCGGCCCAAAACGGTACAACCGGGCGAAGCTCGAAGCCTACGAGTGCGGCATCGAGCCGACGCCGATGCCGGCCGGCGGCGGCCGCTTCCCCATCAAGTACTACCTGACGGCGATGCTCTTCATCGTCTTCGACATTGAGGTTGTCTTCCTCTACCCCTGGGCCGTCACCTTCGACTCCCTGGGGATCTTCGGGCTCGTCGAGATGCTGCTCTTCGTGCTCACCGTCTTCGTCGCCTACGCCTACGTGTGGCGCCGCGGCGGCCTGGAATGGGACTGA
- a CDS encoding NADH-quinone oxidoreductase subunit C, with protein sequence MSETQEPENGTTGGNGGNGSNVPAPRDQGPEVIGVRKGMFGARNGGDTSGYGGLVRTIALPGPSARPYGSYFDEVVDELEGALEEQDLLPENAIEKVVVDRGELTLHIAREHLVRVARTLRDDPALRFELCTGVSGVHFPDTAPIHDVGRELHAVYHLRSLTHGRIVRLEVSVPDSDPHVPSLVSVYPTNDWHERETYDFFGLVFDGHPALTRIMMPDDWQGFPQRKDYPLGGIPIEYKGAQIPAPDQRRSYS encoded by the coding sequence GTGAGCGAGACCCAAGAGCCGGAGAACGGCACCACGGGCGGCAACGGCGGCAACGGCAGCAACGTCCCTGCGCCGCGCGACCAGGGCCCCGAGGTCATCGGCGTCCGCAAGGGCATGTTCGGCGCCAGGAACGGCGGCGACACCAGCGGCTACGGCGGCCTGGTGCGGACGATTGCCCTCCCGGGCCCGTCCGCCCGGCCCTACGGCTCGTACTTCGACGAGGTCGTGGACGAGCTGGAGGGCGCCTTGGAGGAGCAGGACCTGCTCCCCGAGAACGCGATCGAGAAGGTGGTCGTAGATCGGGGAGAGCTCACTCTCCACATCGCCCGCGAGCACCTCGTCCGGGTCGCGCGCACCCTGCGCGACGACCCCGCCCTGCGCTTCGAGCTCTGCACCGGCGTCTCCGGGGTCCACTTCCCCGACACTGCGCCGATTCACGACGTGGGCCGCGAGCTGCACGCCGTCTACCACCTGCGCTCGCTCACCCACGGCCGGATCGTGCGGCTGGAGGTGTCCGTCCCGGACAGCGACCCGCACGTCCCGTCGCTCGTCTCCGTCTACCCGACCAACGACTGGCACGAGCGCGAGACGTACGACTTCTTCGGCCTGGTCTTCGACGGGCACCCGGCCCTCACCCGGATCATGATGCCGGACGACTGGCAGGGCTTCCCGCAGCGCAAGGACTACCCGCTCGGCGGCATCCCCATCGAGTACAAGGGCGCCCAGATCCCGGCTCCCGACCAGCGGAGGTCGTACAGCTGA
- the nuoF gene encoding NADH-quinone oxidoreductase subunit NuoF, whose translation MTVSSELSNGGSTSRPEAGGGTSPEKLLAPVLSAFWDEPQSWTLETYRRHEGYEGLRKALAMTPDDLIAYVKDSGLRGRGGAGFPTGMKWQFIPQGDGKPHYLVVNADESEPGTCKDIPLLFANPHSLIEGMIIACYAIRSQHAFIYLRGEVVPVLRRLHEAVREAYEAGYLGKDILGSGLDLDITVHAGAGAYICGEETALLDSLEGRRGQPRLRPPFPAVEGLYACPTVVNNVESIASVPAILNKGKDWFKSMGTEKSPGFTLYSLSGHVAGPGQYEAPLGITLRQLLDMSGGMRPGHRLKFWTPGGSSTPMFTDEHLDVPLDYEGVGAAGSMLGTKALQCFDETTCVVRAVTRWTEFYAHESCGKCTPCREGTYWLVQLLRDIEAGKGVMSDLDKLNDIADNINGKSFCALGDGAASPIFSSLKYFREEYEQHITGKGCPFDPRKSTLWADTEVNA comes from the coding sequence ATGACCGTGTCCTCCGAACTGAGCAATGGGGGCAGCACCTCCCGGCCGGAGGCCGGCGGAGGCACGAGCCCGGAGAAGCTCCTCGCACCCGTGCTGTCGGCCTTCTGGGACGAGCCGCAGTCGTGGACGCTGGAGACCTACCGGCGCCACGAGGGCTACGAGGGCCTGCGCAAGGCGCTCGCGATGACCCCGGACGACCTCATCGCCTACGTGAAGGACTCGGGTCTGCGCGGACGCGGCGGCGCGGGCTTCCCCACCGGAATGAAGTGGCAGTTCATCCCGCAGGGCGACGGAAAGCCGCACTACCTCGTCGTGAACGCGGACGAGTCGGAGCCGGGAACCTGCAAGGACATCCCCCTCCTCTTCGCCAACCCGCACTCCCTCATCGAGGGAATGATCATCGCGTGCTACGCGATCCGCTCGCAGCACGCCTTCATCTACCTGCGCGGCGAGGTGGTGCCGGTCCTGCGGCGCCTGCACGAGGCGGTGCGCGAGGCGTACGAGGCCGGTTACCTCGGGAAGGACATCCTGGGGAGCGGGCTCGACCTCGACATCACGGTGCACGCGGGAGCGGGCGCGTACATCTGCGGCGAGGAGACGGCGCTGCTCGACTCCCTCGAAGGCCGGCGCGGTCAGCCCCGGCTGCGTCCCCCCTTCCCTGCCGTCGAGGGGCTCTACGCGTGCCCCACTGTCGTGAACAACGTCGAGTCCATCGCCTCGGTTCCCGCGATCCTGAACAAGGGCAAGGACTGGTTCAAGTCGATGGGGACCGAGAAGTCCCCCGGTTTCACGCTGTATTCGCTCTCCGGGCACGTCGCCGGCCCCGGCCAGTACGAGGCCCCGCTCGGCATCACCCTGCGCCAGCTGCTCGACATGAGCGGCGGCATGCGGCCCGGGCACCGGCTGAAGTTCTGGACCCCGGGCGGCTCCTCCACCCCGATGTTCACCGACGAGCACCTCGACGTCCCGCTCGACTACGAGGGCGTCGGCGCGGCCGGCTCGATGCTCGGCACCAAGGCGCTCCAGTGCTTCGACGAGACGACCTGCGTGGTGCGGGCCGTCACCCGGTGGACGGAGTTCTACGCCCACGAGTCCTGCGGCAAGTGCACTCCGTGCCGCGAAGGCACGTACTGGCTGGTCCAGCTGCTGCGCGACATCGAGGCCGGTAAGGGCGTCATGTCCGACCTCGACAAGCTGAACGACATCGCCGACAACATCAACGGCAAGTCCTTCTGCGCGCTCGGTGACGGCGCGGCCAGCCCGATCTTCTCCTCGCTCAAGTACTTCCGCGAGGAGTACGAGCAGCACATCACGGGCAAGGGCTGCCCCTTCGACCCCAGGAAGTCGACCCTCTGGGCCGACACGGAGGTGAACGCATGA
- a CDS encoding NADH-quinone oxidoreductase subunit D: MSTSNHASADHASARETTEGTVYTVTGGDWDEIVQSAARADDERIVVNMGPQHPSTHGVLRLILEIDGETVTEARCGIGYLHTGIEKNLEYRNWTQGTTFVTRMDYLTPFFNETAYCLGVEKLLGITDQIPDRATVIRVLLMELNRLSSHLVCIATGGMELGATTIMIYGFRDRELILDIFELITGLRMNHAFVRPGGLAQDLPPGAVDQLREFVKTMKKNLPEYDKLATGNPIFKARMQDVGYLDLTGCMALGATGPILRSAGLPHDLRKSEPYCGYENYEFDVPTTESCDSYGRFLIRLEEMRQSLRIVEQCLERLEPGPVMVADKKIAWPAQLAMGPDGLGNSLDHIRNIMGTSMEALIHHFKLVTEGFRVPAGQVYAAVESPKGELGVHVVSDGGTRPYRVHFRDPSFTNLQAMAAMCEGGQVADVIVAVASIDPVMGGVDR, translated from the coding sequence ATGTCCACTTCGAATCACGCCTCCGCCGACCATGCTTCCGCGCGGGAGACGACCGAAGGCACCGTCTACACCGTCACCGGCGGCGACTGGGACGAGATCGTCCAGTCCGCGGCCCGGGCCGACGACGAGCGGATCGTCGTCAACATGGGCCCCCAGCACCCGTCCACCCACGGGGTGCTCCGCCTGATCCTGGAGATCGACGGCGAGACGGTCACCGAGGCCCGCTGCGGCATCGGCTACCTCCACACCGGCATCGAGAAGAACCTCGAATACCGGAACTGGACGCAGGGCACCACCTTCGTGACGCGCATGGACTACCTCACGCCGTTCTTCAACGAGACGGCGTACTGCCTCGGCGTCGAGAAGCTCCTCGGCATCACCGACCAGATCCCGGACCGCGCCACCGTCATCCGCGTCCTGCTGATGGAGCTCAACCGGCTCTCCTCCCACCTGGTGTGCATCGCCACCGGCGGCATGGAGCTGGGCGCGACCACGATCATGATCTACGGCTTCCGCGACCGCGAGCTGATCCTCGACATCTTCGAGCTGATCACCGGCCTGCGCATGAACCACGCGTTCGTCCGCCCCGGCGGCCTCGCGCAGGACCTGCCCCCGGGCGCCGTCGACCAGCTGCGCGAGTTCGTCAAGACGATGAAGAAGAACCTGCCGGAATACGACAAGCTCGCCACCGGCAACCCCATCTTCAAGGCCCGCATGCAGGACGTCGGCTACCTCGACCTCACCGGCTGCATGGCGCTCGGCGCCACCGGCCCGATCCTGCGCTCCGCCGGCCTGCCGCACGACCTGCGCAAGTCGGAGCCGTACTGCGGATACGAGAACTACGAGTTCGACGTGCCGACCACCGAGAGCTGCGACTCCTACGGGCGGTTCCTGATCCGCCTGGAGGAGATGCGCCAGTCGCTGCGGATCGTCGAGCAGTGCCTGGAGCGCCTGGAGCCGGGCCCGGTGATGGTCGCCGACAAGAAGATCGCCTGGCCGGCACAGCTGGCGATGGGCCCGGACGGCCTCGGCAACTCCCTCGACCACATCAGGAACATCATGGGCACCTCCATGGAGGCCCTCATCCACCACTTCAAGCTGGTGACCGAGGGCTTCCGGGTACCGGCCGGGCAGGTGTACGCGGCCGTCGAATCGCCCAAGGGCGAGCTCGGCGTGCACGTCGTCTCCGACGGCGGCACCCGCCCCTACCGGGTCCACTTCCGCGACCCGTCCTTCACCAACCTGCAGGCCATGGCCGCGATGTGCGAGGGCGGCCAGGTCGCCGACGTCATCGTCGCCGTCGCCTCCATCGACCCCGTGATGGGAGGCGTCGACCGATGA
- a CDS encoding C40 family peptidase, with product MSHTAHIPSHRKPRRSASKLAVRAGVAGGVLSTLAMAGTASASPSEPVAETTLEMPVLNLDLAAEVSSAVTKAAENTRLAAVEGELTAQEESARTGAAAEAKQAKEEAQKKVDEEKKEKEEADRKAAAERATRSTARTSLNSTSASGSGSGSAGSQGTGTVTAPATGSAAAIVNFARAQVGKAYVMGGTGPSSFDCSGLVQAAYRQAGISLPRMSQAQSSAGTSVSLNALQPGDILYWGSKGSAYHVAIYVGGGKFVGAQNPSTGIVERNLSYDKPTGAVRVL from the coding sequence ATGTCCCACACCGCTCACATACCCAGCCACCGGAAGCCCCGTCGTAGCGCCTCGAAGCTCGCGGTCCGCGCCGGAGTTGCCGGTGGCGTCCTCAGCACCCTGGCCATGGCCGGCACCGCGAGCGCGTCCCCGTCCGAGCCCGTGGCCGAGACGACGCTCGAAATGCCGGTCCTCAACCTGGATCTGGCCGCCGAGGTCTCCTCCGCCGTCACCAAGGCAGCCGAGAACACCCGCCTGGCCGCCGTCGAGGGCGAACTGACCGCCCAGGAGGAGAGCGCCCGCACCGGCGCCGCCGCCGAGGCGAAGCAGGCCAAGGAAGAGGCCCAGAAGAAGGTCGACGAGGAGAAGAAGGAGAAGGAGGAGGCGGACCGCAAGGCCGCGGCCGAGCGCGCCACCCGCTCCACCGCCCGCACTTCCCTCAACAGCACCTCGGCCTCCGGCTCCGGCTCCGGCTCCGCCGGCTCCCAGGGCACCGGTACCGTCACCGCACCGGCCACCGGCTCCGCCGCCGCGATCGTCAACTTCGCCCGCGCGCAGGTCGGCAAGGCGTACGTCATGGGCGGCACCGGCCCGTCCTCGTTCGACTGCTCCGGTCTCGTGCAGGCCGCCTACCGCCAGGCCGGCATCTCCCTGCCGCGCATGTCCCAGGCGCAGTCCTCGGCCGGCACCTCGGTGTCCCTGAACGCCCTTCAGCCGGGCGACATCCTGTACTGGGGCTCCAAGGGCAGCGCGTACCACGTCGCCATCTACGTCGGCGGCGGCAAGTTCGTCGGCGCGCAGAACCCCAGCACGGGCATCGTCGAGCGCAACCTGAGCTACGACAAGCCGACGGGCGCCGTCCGCGTCCTCTGA
- a CDS encoding NuoB/complex I 20 kDa subunit family protein, translating to MGLEEKLPSGFLLTTVEQAAGWVRKSSVFPATFGLACCAIEMMTTGAGRYDLARFGMEVFRGSPRQADLMIVAGRVSQKMAPVLRQVYDQMPAPKWVISMGVCASSGGMFNNYAIVQGVDHIVPVDIYLPGCPPRPEMLLDAILKLHQKIQGGKLGVNREQAAREAEEAALKALPTIEMKGLLR from the coding sequence ATGGGACTGGAAGAGAAGCTGCCGAGCGGCTTCCTGCTGACCACCGTCGAACAGGCCGCGGGCTGGGTGCGCAAGTCGTCCGTCTTCCCGGCGACCTTCGGCCTGGCCTGCTGCGCCATCGAGATGATGACCACCGGAGCGGGCCGGTACGACCTGGCCCGCTTCGGCATGGAGGTCTTCCGCGGCTCCCCGCGCCAGGCCGACCTGATGATCGTGGCCGGCCGGGTCAGCCAGAAGATGGCGCCGGTGCTGCGGCAGGTGTACGACCAGATGCCCGCTCCCAAGTGGGTGATCTCCATGGGGGTCTGCGCCTCTTCGGGCGGCATGTTCAACAACTACGCGATCGTCCAGGGCGTCGACCACATCGTCCCGGTGGACATCTACCTGCCCGGCTGCCCGCCGCGCCCCGAGATGCTGTTGGACGCGATCCTCAAGCTCCACCAGAAGATCCAGGGCGGAAAGCTCGGCGTGAACCGGGAACAGGCGGCACGTGAGGCGGAGGAGGCGGCCCTCAAGGCCCTCCCCACCATCGAGATGAAGGGGCTGCTCCGGTGA
- a CDS encoding GNAT family N-acetyltransferase, with amino-acid sequence MTTSPTRPLPAVQLRVPTDEDAHAWHAVFADPDVMEFLGGPAELSAYEEITARQRMHDAQLGYCLWTLLDGEGAVIGFTGAQPWPREKEWGPVGEIEIGWRLGRSAWGRGYAYAAALATLDRVRAAGLTRVVAMIDARNDRSVAVAERLGMVLAREFTTPSGNPARRYELTL; translated from the coding sequence ATGACCACCTCGCCGACCCGGCCGCTTCCCGCCGTACAGCTCCGCGTGCCCACGGACGAGGACGCGCACGCCTGGCACGCGGTCTTCGCCGACCCCGACGTCATGGAGTTCCTGGGCGGTCCCGCGGAACTGTCCGCGTACGAGGAGATCACCGCGCGCCAGCGCATGCACGACGCCCAGCTCGGCTACTGCCTGTGGACCCTGCTGGACGGGGAGGGCGCGGTGATCGGCTTCACGGGCGCCCAGCCGTGGCCCCGGGAGAAGGAGTGGGGGCCGGTCGGGGAGATCGAGATCGGCTGGCGGCTGGGCCGCTCCGCGTGGGGCCGGGGCTACGCGTACGCCGCTGCGCTGGCCACGCTGGACCGGGTCCGGGCGGCCGGCCTGACCCGGGTCGTGGCGATGATCGACGCCCGCAACGACCGCTCGGTGGCGGTCGCGGAACGGCTGGGCATGGTGCTGGCGCGGGAGTTCACCACCCCGTCGGGCAACCCCGCCCGCCGCTACGAACTCACCCTTTAG
- the nuoE gene encoding NADH-quinone oxidoreductase subunit NuoE, whose product MTASPQNQGVSLGMPQLPAPDFPAEVRERLEADAKEIIARYPDSRSALLPLLHLCQAQEGHVSRTGVRFCAEVLGLTTAEVTAVATFYTMYRRRPSGDYQVGVCTNTLCAVMGGDAIFEELKEHLGVGNNETTPDGKVTLEHIECNAACDFAPVVMVNWEFFDNQTPESAKALVDDLLAGREVSPTRGAPLCTYKETARILAGFPDEREGAVEATGGAGPASLIGLRIARGESPHASIVHPRTEARGETRGGTTTEGGEG is encoded by the coding sequence ATGACCGCCAGTCCTCAGAACCAAGGGGTCTCGCTGGGCATGCCCCAGCTGCCGGCCCCCGACTTTCCGGCGGAGGTACGCGAGCGCCTCGAAGCGGACGCGAAGGAGATCATCGCCCGCTACCCGGACAGCCGCTCCGCGCTGCTGCCGCTCCTGCACCTGTGCCAGGCGCAGGAGGGCCACGTCTCGCGCACCGGGGTCCGCTTCTGCGCCGAGGTGCTGGGCCTGACCACCGCCGAGGTCACGGCCGTCGCGACCTTCTACACGATGTACCGGCGGCGGCCCTCCGGCGACTACCAGGTCGGCGTCTGCACGAACACGCTGTGCGCGGTGATGGGCGGCGACGCCATCTTCGAGGAGCTCAAGGAGCACCTCGGGGTCGGCAACAACGAGACCACCCCCGACGGCAAGGTCACCCTCGAACACATCGAGTGCAACGCGGCCTGCGACTTCGCCCCCGTGGTGATGGTCAACTGGGAGTTCTTCGACAACCAGACCCCCGAATCCGCCAAGGCCCTGGTGGACGACCTGCTGGCCGGCCGCGAGGTCTCGCCGACCCGGGGCGCGCCGCTGTGCACGTACAAGGAGACCGCCCGGATCCTGGCCGGGTTCCCCGATGAGCGCGAGGGCGCGGTCGAGGCGACCGGCGGCGCCGGTCCCGCCTCCCTGATCGGGCTGCGCATCGCCCGCGGCGAGTCCCCGCACGCCTCGATCGTGCACCCGCGCACCGAGGCGCGCGGCGAGACCCGTGGCGGCACCACCACCGAGGGAGGGGAGGGATGA
- a CDS encoding geranylgeranyl reductase family protein, which yields MTELLSEHSADVIVVGAGPAGSTTAYYLAKAGLDVLLLEKTAFPREKVCGDGLTPRATKQLVAMGIDISEEAGWLRNKGLRIIGGGQRLQLDWPELASYPDYGLVRKRDDFDETLARQAQKAGARLYERCNVGEPVRDSRTGHITGVQAKLGEEKTPVTFHAPLVVAADGNSSRISLAMGLHRREDRPMGVAVRTYFTSPRHDDDYLESWLELWDRRGAQDRLLPGYGWIFGMGDGTSNVGLGILNSSSAFKELDWREVLKAWCASMPEDWGYTPENMTQPIRGAALPMAFNRQPHYTKGLLLVGDAGGLVNPFNGEGIAYAMESGQIAADVIVQAHARATPAQRELALHNYPKVLKETYGGYYTLGRAFVKLIGNPKVMKVAAQRGLTHPVLMRFTLKMLANLTDPTGGDAMDRIINGLSKVAPKA from the coding sequence GTGACCGAGCTCCTCTCCGAACACTCCGCGGACGTGATCGTCGTCGGGGCCGGGCCCGCCGGCTCGACCACCGCCTACTACCTCGCCAAGGCCGGATTGGACGTCCTGCTGCTGGAGAAGACGGCGTTCCCGCGCGAGAAGGTCTGCGGTGACGGCCTCACCCCGCGCGCCACCAAACAGCTGGTGGCGATGGGCATCGACATCTCCGAAGAGGCCGGCTGGCTGCGGAACAAGGGTCTGCGCATCATCGGCGGCGGCCAGCGGCTGCAGCTGGACTGGCCGGAACTCGCCTCCTACCCGGACTACGGACTCGTCCGCAAGCGCGACGACTTCGACGAGACCCTCGCCCGCCAGGCGCAGAAGGCCGGCGCCCGGCTGTACGAGCGCTGCAACGTCGGCGAGCCCGTACGCGACTCGCGCACTGGCCACATCACCGGCGTGCAGGCGAAGCTGGGCGAGGAGAAGACCCCGGTCACCTTCCACGCCCCGCTCGTCGTCGCGGCCGACGGAAACTCCTCCCGGATCTCCCTGGCGATGGGCCTGCACCGGCGCGAGGACCGCCCGATGGGCGTCGCCGTCCGCACCTACTTCACCTCGCCGCGGCACGACGACGACTACCTGGAGTCGTGGCTGGAGCTGTGGGACCGGCGCGGCGCGCAGGACCGGCTGCTGCCCGGCTACGGCTGGATCTTCGGCATGGGCGACGGCACCTCCAACGTCGGCCTCGGCATCCTCAACTCCTCCTCCGCCTTCAAGGAGCTGGACTGGCGCGAGGTCCTCAAGGCCTGGTGCGCCTCGATGCCCGAGGACTGGGGCTACACCCCCGAGAACATGACGCAGCCGATCCGCGGCGCGGCCCTGCCGATGGCCTTCAACCGGCAGCCGCACTACACCAAGGGCCTGCTGCTGGTCGGTGACGCGGGCGGGCTCGTCAACCCGTTCAACGGCGAGGGCATCGCGTACGCCATGGAGTCGGGCCAGATCGCGGCCGACGTCATCGTGCAGGCGCACGCCCGGGCCACCCCGGCCCAGCGCGAGCTGGCGCTGCACAACTACCCGAAGGTGCTCAAGGAGACCTACGGCGGCTACTACACGCTGGGCCGCGCCTTCGTGAAGCTCATCGGCAACCCGAAGGTCATGAAGGTCGCCGCGCAGCGCGGCCTGACGCACCCGGTCCTGATGCGGTTCACGCTGAAGATGCTGGCCAACCTGACCGACCCGACGGGCGGCGACGCGATGGACCGCATCATCAACGGCCTGTCGAAGGTGGCCCCGAAGGCCTGA
- a CDS encoding NADH-quinone oxidoreductase subunit G has protein sequence MTVTTTAASGGDAAVPPENLVSLTIDGAELSVPKGTLVIRAAEQLGIEIPRFCDHPLLSPAGACRQCIVEVEGQRKPMASCTITCTDGMVVKTQLTSEVADKAQRGVMELLLINHPLDCPVCDKGGECPLQNQAMSHGNAESRFEGRKRTYEKPVPISTQVLLDRERCVLCARCTRFSNEIAGDPMIELLERGALQQVGTGEGDPFESYFSGNTIQICPVGALTSAAYRFRSRPFDLVSSPSVCEHCAGGCATRTDHRRGKVLRRLAAEDPEVNEEWICDKGRFGFRYAQRPDRLTTPLVRSAAGVLEPASWPEALEAAAGGLAAARGRAGVLTGGRLTVEDAYAYAKFARVVLDTNDIDFRARVHSAEEAEFLAATVAGTGKDLDSRGVTNASLEAAPAVLLVGIEAEEEAPGVFLRLRKAHGKHKQRTFALAPFATRGLEKTGGTLLAAAPGTEPEWLTALSQGVQSSGTGLEADGAAAAAALREPGAVIVVGERLAGVPGALTAAVRAAAATGAKLVWIPRRAGERAAVEAGALPSLLPGGRPATDPRARDEVATAWGLDELPHRYGRDTGQIVEAAASRELSALLVAGVEVSDLPDPVRARIALQEAFVVSLELRPSEVTAHADVVLPVAAVAEKAGAFINWEGRVRPFEAALKPDQMTRRLAPADARVLHMLADAADRPIALPDVHAVRRELDALGPWAGERAAEQPADTEALPRPGIGEAVLAGHRLLLDLGRLQEGDEALAGTRHEASARLSAATAAETGVKNGDVLAVTGPAGSVELPLRITEMPDRVVWLPLNSTGSGVLADAGARPGSLVRIGPATPAGAGDTTAEVDA, from the coding sequence ATGACCGTCACCACTACGGCCGCCTCCGGAGGAGACGCGGCCGTTCCGCCGGAGAATCTGGTGTCGCTGACCATCGACGGGGCCGAACTGTCCGTGCCCAAGGGCACCCTCGTCATCCGGGCCGCCGAACAGCTCGGCATCGAGATCCCCCGGTTCTGCGACCACCCCCTCCTCTCCCCGGCCGGCGCCTGCCGCCAGTGCATCGTCGAGGTCGAGGGCCAGCGCAAGCCGATGGCCTCCTGCACCATCACCTGCACCGACGGCATGGTCGTCAAGACCCAGCTGACCTCCGAGGTCGCCGACAAGGCCCAGCGCGGGGTGATGGAGCTGCTGCTCATCAACCACCCGCTGGACTGCCCGGTCTGCGACAAGGGCGGCGAGTGCCCGCTGCAGAACCAGGCGATGTCGCACGGCAACGCCGAATCGCGGTTCGAGGGCAGGAAGCGCACCTACGAGAAGCCCGTCCCGATCTCCACGCAGGTGCTGCTGGACCGCGAGCGGTGCGTGTTGTGCGCCCGCTGCACCCGCTTCTCCAACGAGATCGCCGGCGACCCGATGATCGAGCTGCTGGAGCGCGGCGCACTGCAGCAGGTCGGCACCGGCGAGGGCGACCCCTTCGAGTCGTACTTCTCCGGCAACACCATCCAGATCTGCCCGGTCGGCGCCCTCACCTCGGCCGCGTACCGGTTCCGCTCCCGCCCCTTCGACCTCGTCTCCTCCCCGAGCGTGTGCGAGCACTGCGCGGGCGGCTGCGCGACCCGTACCGACCACCGCCGCGGCAAGGTGCTGCGCCGCCTCGCCGCGGAGGACCCCGAGGTCAACGAGGAGTGGATCTGCGACAAGGGCCGCTTCGGGTTCCGCTACGCGCAGCGCCCGGACCGGCTCACCACCCCGCTGGTGCGCAGCGCCGCCGGGGTCCTGGAGCCGGCGAGCTGGCCCGAGGCCCTGGAGGCCGCGGCGGGCGGGCTCGCCGCCGCGCGCGGCCGGGCCGGGGTGCTCACCGGCGGCCGGCTCACCGTCGAGGACGCCTACGCGTACGCCAAGTTCGCCCGGGTGGTGCTCGACACCAACGACATCGACTTCCGGGCCCGTGTGCACAGCGCGGAGGAGGCCGAGTTCCTGGCCGCCACCGTCGCCGGCACCGGCAAGGACCTCGACAGTCGCGGTGTCACCAACGCCTCGCTGGAGGCGGCCCCGGCCGTCCTCCTCGTCGGCATCGAGGCGGAGGAGGAGGCCCCCGGCGTCTTCCTGCGGCTGCGCAAGGCCCACGGCAAGCACAAGCAGCGGACCTTCGCCCTCGCCCCCTTCGCCACCCGCGGCCTGGAGAAGACGGGCGGCACCCTGCTGGCCGCCGCCCCCGGCACCGAGCCCGAGTGGCTCACTGCGTTGTCTCAAGGCGTGCAGTCCTCCGGGACCGGCCTGGAGGCCGACGGGGCCGCGGCCGCCGCCGCGCTGCGCGAGCCCGGCGCCGTCATCGTGGTCGGTGAGCGGCTCGCCGGGGTGCCCGGCGCGCTGACCGCCGCCGTACGGGCGGCCGCGGCGACCGGGGCGAAGCTGGTGTGGATCCCGCGCCGGGCCGGTGAGCGGGCCGCCGTCGAGGCGGGCGCGCTGCCGTCCCTGCTCCCGGGCGGCCGTCCGGCCACCGACCCGCGGGCCCGCGACGAGGTCGCCACCGCCTGGGGCCTGGACGAACTCCCGCACCGCTACGGCCGCGACACCGGCCAGATCGTCGAGGCCGCGGCCTCCCGCGAGCTCTCGGCCCTGCTGGTCGCGGGCGTCGAGGTGAGCGACCTGCCGGATCCGGTCCGCGCGCGGATCGCCCTCCAGGAGGCCTTCGTGGTCTCCCTGGAACTGCGGCCCAGCGAGGTCACCGCCCACGCGGACGTGGTCCTGCCGGTCGCCGCGGTGGCCGAGAAGGCGGGCGCGTTCATCAACTGGGAGGGCAGGGTCCGCCCGTTCGAGGCGGCGCTCAAGCCCGACCAGATGACCCGCCGGCTCGCCCCGGCCGACGCCCGCGTGCTCCACATGCTGGCCGACGCCGCCGACCGCCCGATCGCGCTGCCCGACGTACACGCCGTACGCCGGGAGCTCGACGCGCTCGGCCCGTGGGCCGGGGAGCGCGCCGCCGAACAGCCCGCCGACACCGAGGCGCTGCCCCGCCCGGGCATCGGCGAGGCGGTCCTCGCGGGCCACCGGCTCCTCCTCGACCTGGGCCGGCTCCAGGAGGGCGACGAGGCCCTGGCCGGCACCCGCCACGAGGCGAGCGCCCGGCTGTCGGCCGCCACGGCCGCCGAGACGGGCGTCAAGAACGGCGACGTCCTCGCGGTCACCGGACCGGCCGGCTCCGTGGAACTCCCGCTCCGGATCACCGAGATGCCCGACCGCGTGGTCTGGCTCCCGCTGAACTCCACCGGCTCCGGCGTCCTCGCCGACGCCGGCGCCCGCCCGGGCAGCCTCGTACGCATCGGCCCGGCGACCCCGGCCGGCGCCGGCGACACCACTGCGGAGGTGGACGCGTGA